The Suncus etruscus isolate mSunEtr1 chromosome 14, mSunEtr1.pri.cur, whole genome shotgun sequence genome contains a region encoding:
- the TLE7 gene encoding transducin-like enhancer protein 7 encodes MVSEGTEGSHGQESLSRILSGSLDESVSFGVSCFSSIILVPQRLAAPVLFGSRRESEALGNMVSLGLPTQLARESPESTLKTTLLAGLQSMWLYCKHSTSQGSEPALVGPASAASSQGTVAQTFLLFLLGSPVPMTRLAAGVGSGAGGNRQGAHLCGCAHVGRVGCFRIAAMSSEAEKAGIVETLNVYEADEGVPQDPSASSAPWDLSSATMLPEAEPGESAETSSSSSRPGRNMGQSHASDPSAEAMSFLAKIPPVPGDVVIRPPPPRYPLKISTLQHRRRICAVAVSSSTRHVYTCGHGYVKVWDERSLQGCAKSPQACLSFPDDPETFVYVCKLFPDEQSMVTAGASQRVTLWALAPTPRISAQLVSASPICCSLALSSDARMCVTCSQSLVEIWDLQNQILIRQIRLPMHRLRCVDLTGSQFWTGDQDSSVYSWDLRSYQRLQHYELHREVLSMTHDPNEEWILVGINMSEIVILHTHRKEKYTVRVEKKYVSRSSLKFASCGNFLLAAMDETVHCLMTPSLQRAFKIEDGYDNIRCCDVSSDNQYMVTGSGTTAKVYQLLY; translated from the exons ATGGTCTCTGAAGGGACTGAAGGTTCTCATGGACAGGAGTCG CTTTCTCGTATCCTGAGTGGGAGCCTGGATGAAAGTGTCTCCTTCGGTGTGTCCTGCTTCAGTTCAATTATCCTTGTTCCTCAGAGATTGGCCGCTCCAGTCCTGTTTGGATCACGTAGGGAGTCTGAGGCTCTGGGAAACATGGTTTCTCTGGGGTTACCCACCCAGCTGGCCAGGGAGAGCCca GAGAGTACCCTCAAGACCACCCTCCTGGCTGGTCTGCAGAGCATGTGGCTTTACTGCAAACACAGCACCTCTCAGGGCTCTGAACCGGCCCTTGTGGGCCCTGCATCTGCTGCCAGCTCTCAGGGCACCGTGGCCCAGACCTTCCTCCTGTTCCTGCTGGGCAGCCCGGTCCCCATG ACCCGATTGGCAGCCGGAGTGGGCTCGGGGGCAGGCGGGAACCGGCAGGGGGCGCACCTGTGTGGCTGCGCACACGTGGGCCGG GTGGG GTGCTTCAGGATTGCGGCCATGAGCTCTGAGGCAGAAAAGGCCGGAATTGTCGAGACTCTCAATGTTTATGAAGCCGATGAGGGTGTCCCCCAGGACCCTTCAGCCTCCTCAGCCCCATGGGATCTGAGCTCGGCCACTATGCtccctgaggcagagccaggagaatcagCAGAGACCAGCTCCAG CAGCTCCCGGCCTGGTAGGAACATGG GCCAGTCGCATGCATCAGATCCCAGTGCAGAAGCCATGTCCTTCCTGGCAAAAATT CCTCCTGTTCCGGGAGATGTTGTGATAAGGCCGCCGCCCCCTCGGTATCCCTTGAAGATCAGCACCCTGCAACACAGAAGGAGAATCTGTGCTGTGGCCGTGAGCAGCTCCACACGCCACGTGTATACATGTGGCCATGGATACGTCAAAGTGTGGGATGAGCGGTCCCTGCAGGGCTGTGCCAAGAGCCCCCAGGCATGCCTCAGCTTCCCG GACGACCCCGAAACCTTTGTCTATGTCTGCAAGCTCTTTCCTGATGAACAAAGCATGGTCACAGCGGGGGCCTCCCAGCGAGTGACGCTCTGGGCCTTGGCACCCACACCCCGCATCAGTGCCCAGCTGGTCTCTGCTTCCCCCATCTGCTGCTCCCTGGCACTCTCCTCTGATGCCCGGATGTGTGTTACTTGTTCCCAAAGCCTTGTTGAGATCTGGGATTTGCAGAATCAAATCCTGATCAG GCAAATCCGGCTCCCCATGCATAGGCTACGCTGTGTGGATCTCACGGGCAGTCAGTTCTGGACAGGAGACCAAGACTCCAGCGTGTACTCCTGGGACCTGAGGAGCTACCAGAGGTTGCAACATTACGAGCTCCATCGTGAG GTTCTCAGCATGACCCACGACCCCAATGAGGAGTGGATCCTTGTGGGCATAAACATGAGCGAAATCGTCATTTTGCACACACACCGGAAGGAGAAGTATACAGTTAGAGTGGAGAAGAAATACGTCAGCCGCAGCAGTCTCAAGTTTGCATCCTGTG GAAACTTCTTATTAGCAGCGATGGACGAGACCGTCCACTGCCTAATGACACCTTCTCTTCAGAGGGCGTTTAAG ATTGAGGACGGTTATGATAACATCAGGTGCTGTGACGTGTCCTCTGACAACCAGTACATGGTCACAGGCTCTGGGACCACGGCCAAGGTCTACCAGCTCCTGTACTGA
- the ZNF23 gene encoding zinc finger protein 23 isoform X3: MLENFRNVVSLGLPILKPDMLSQLKGGRALWVPSPLMAAGGLCIVNIDIPPENNFTKEMYEEKDMSFELQKDSFQDVDFLGSFILEKHQNIHVGASREKENYHSIAVSVKDEASSVEESTNMNQCHVIASGELSSECAQLEKVLSFDTKHQHKIINTREGPLKCEESVETCRYNCPLHHHQDSYSGEKPYQCTKAFNINAELTWHQRLHTREKPFQCVECGKSFSYSSHYITHLTTHTGEKPYQCKLCGKAFSVNGSLSRHERIHTGEKPYQCKECGNGFSCSSSYIRHQRVHTGEKPFECNDCGKTFNINAKLTQHQRIHKGEKPYECDECRKGFRCSSQLKQHQKVHTGEKPCQCQACGKAFSNNTKLMQHQRTHTGEKPYTCAECGKAFSTKGNLIQHQRIHTGEKPYECKECGKAFRCNSQLRQHLRIHSGEKPYECKECGKAFNVNAKLLQHQRSHTGEKPFTCNECGKCFASKRNLVDHHRIHTGEKPYQCEECGKAFSINAKLTRHQRIHTGEKPFKCVECEKAFSCSSDCIMHQRIHTGEKPFRCKECGKGFHVNAHLIRHQRSHTGEKPFRCVECGKGFSHSSDCIIHQTVHTWKKPYICNVCGKSFRFSFQLSQHQSVHSEGKF, from the coding sequence TAAATATTGATATCCcacctgaaaataattttacaaaggaAATGTATGAAGAAAAAGACATGTCATTTGAACTTCAGAAGGACTCTTTTCAGGATGTGGACTTTTTGGGATCCTTTATTCTAGAGAAACACCAGAATATTCATGTAGGAGCAAGTAGGGAGAAAGAAAACTATCATTCCATTGCTGTATCAGTGAAGGATGAGGCCAGCTCTGTGGAAGAGAGTACAAACATGAATCAATGTCATGTGATTGCCAGTGGGGAGCTGTCTTCTGAGTGTGCACAGCTGGAGAAAGTTCTTAGCTTTGACACAAAACatcaacataaaataattaatactaGGGAAGGACCTCTCAAATGTGAAGAATCAGTGGAAACCTGTAGGTATAATTGCCCACTTCATCACCATCAAGATAGCTACAGTGGGGAAAAGCCCTACCAGTGTACCAAAGCCTTTAATATTAATGCAGAATTAACTTGGCATCAAAGACTCCATACTAGAGAGAAGCCCTTCCAATGCGTGGAGTGTGGGAAAAGCTTCAGTTACAGTTCCCACTACATCACACACCTCACAACCCACACTGGGGAGAAGCCCTACCAGTGTAAGttgtgtgggaaggccttcagtgTCAATGGGAGCCTTAGTAGGCATGAACGAATCCACACTGGGGAGAAGCCCTATCAGTGCAAGGAGTGTGGGAATGGCTTTAGCTGCAGCTCTTCCTATATTAGACACCAGAGAGTTCACACCGGAGAGAAGCCATTTGAGTGTAATGACTGTGGGAAAACTTTTAACATCAACGCAAAGCTAACTCAACATCAGAGAATCCATAAGGGAGAGAAGCCATATGAGTGTGATGAGTGTAGGAAAGGCTTCAGGTGCAGCTCCCAGCTTAAGCAGCATCAGAAAGTCCACACTGGTGAAAAGCCCTGTCAGTGTCAAGCATGTGGCAAAGCCTTCAGTAATAACACAAAACTCATGCAGCATCAAAGAACCCACACAGGTGAGAAACCATATACCTGTGCCGAATGTGGGAAAGCCTTTAGCACCAAAGGAAACCTAATCCAGCACCAGAGAATCCACACAGGTGAGAAACCCTATGAGTGTAAGGAGTGTGGAAAAGCCTTCAGATGCAATTCCCAACTTCGGCAGCACCTGAGAATTCACAGCGGGGAGAAGCCTTATGAGTGTaaggagtgtggaaaggctttCAATGTCAACGCAAAACTATTACAGCATCAGAGGAGTCACACCGGGGAGAAGCCCTTCACATGCAATGAGTGTGGGAAATGCTTCGCTTCTAAAAGAAACCTTGTCGATCATCACCGGATCCACACTGGAGAAAAGCCTTATCAGTGTGAAGAATGTGGGAAAGCCTTTAGCATCAATGCCAAACTGACGAGACATCAGAGaatacacacaggggagaagcccttcAAGTGTGTAGAGTGTGAGAAAGCCTTCAGTTGTAGCTCTGACTGTATCATGCATCAGAggattcatactggagagaagccctTCCGGTGTAAGGAGTGTGGGAAAGGCTTCCATGTTAATGCCCATTTGATCCGGCATCAGCGAAGCCACACAGGGGAGAAACCATTTAGATGTGTGGAGTGTGGCAAAGGCTTCAGCCACAGTTCTGACTGCATCATCCATCAGACTGTCCACACTTGGAAAAAACCCTATATATGCAATGTGTGTGGGAAGTCCTTCAGGTTTAGCTTCCAACTTAGTCAACACCAAAGTGTTCATAGTGAAGGAAAGTTCTGA